A genomic window from Macaca mulatta isolate MMU2019108-1 chromosome 19, T2T-MMU8v2.0, whole genome shotgun sequence includes:
- the PLEKHG2 gene encoding pleckstrin homology domain-containing family G member 2 isoform X6 codes for MPEGAQGLSLSKPSPSLGCGPRGEVCDCGTVCETRTAPAAPTMTSPRGSGSSTSLSTVGSEGDPAPGPTPACSASRPEPLPGPPIRLHLSPVGIPGSAKPSRLERVAREIVETERAYVRDLRSIVEDYLSPLLDGGVLGLSVEQVGTLFANIEDIYEFSSELLEDLENSSSAGGIAECFVQRSEDFDIYTLYCMNYPSSLALLRELSLSPPAALWLQERQAQLRHSLPLQSFLLKPVQRILKYHLLLQELGKHWAEGPGAGGREMVEEAIVSMTAVAWYINDMKRKQEHAARLQEVQRRLGGWTGPELSAFGELVLEGAFRGGGGGGPRLRGGERLLFLFSRMLLVAKRRGLEYTYKGHIFCCNLSVSESPRDPLGFKVSDLTIPKHRHLLQAKNQEEKRLWIHCLQRLFFENHPASIPAKAKQVLLENSLHCAPKSKPVPEPLTPPLGSPRPRDARSFTPGRRNTAPSPGPSVIRRGRRQSAKHGFKHAGSEGELYPSESQPAVSGSGPPEDLEDAGPPTLDPSGTSITEEILELLNQRGLRDPGPSTHDIPKFSGDSQVPGDSDTLTFQALPSRDSSEEEEEEEEEGLEMDERGPSPLHVLEGLESSSAAEMPNIPCLTKIPDVSNLPEIPSRCEIPEGPLLPSLSDISGVFEMPCLPAMPSVPDTPSLSSTPTLPCDSWLQGPLQEPVEAPATRRELFSGSNPGKLGESPSGGKAGPEEDEEGVSFPDFQPQDVTQHQGFPDELAFRSCSEIRSAWQALEQGQLARPGFPEPLLILEDSDLGGDSGSGKAGAPSSERTASRVRELARLYSERIQQMQRAETRASANAPRRRPRVLAQPQPSPCLPQEQVEPGLLPAFGHVLVCELAFPLTCAQESVPLGPAAWVQAAIPLSKQGGSPDSQGLHVSNLPKQDHPGIHVSAAILPEQGGSQHVQAPAATPLPKQECPLHLQVPALTTFPDPGHPETQVPATTPLPQHRSHVAIPAPSTAFCPEQGHCVDIHVPTTPALPKEICSDFTVSATTPVPKQEGHLDSESSTNIPLTKQGGSRDVPGPDPVCSQPILPLSLHGSSLDPQGPGDTPPPLPCHLPDLQIPGTSPLPAHGSHLDHRIPANAPLSLSQDLPDTRVPATTPLPLPQGLTDIWVQALPTSPKQGSLPDIQGPAATPPLQEPSLTDTQVQKLTPLLEQKSLTDAHDPATTPLPERGGSLDIPGLLPAPFQTTMVLSNPGGSLASHVARLESSDLTPPHSPPPSSRQLLGPNAAALSRYLAASYISQSLARRQGPGGGAPAASRGSWSSSAPTSRASSPPPQPQPPPPPARRLSYATTVNIHVGGGGRLRPAKAQVRLNHPALLASTQESMGLRRAQGAPDARFHM; via the exons ATGCCAGAGGGAGCCCAAGGACTGAGCCTCTCCAAACCTAGCCCAAGCCTCGGGTGTGGCCCAAGAGGTGAAGTGTGTGACTGTGGCACCGTGTGTGAAACTCGGACAG CTCCTGCAGCCCCCACCATGACCTCCCCCCGAGGTTCTGGGAGCTCCACATCCCTGAGCACAGTGGGCTCTGAGGGGGATCCAGCCCCGGGACCCACTCCAGCCTGCTCAGCCTCCAGGCCAGAGCCCCTTCCAGGGCCCCCCATCCGCCTACATCTCTCTCCGGTGGGGATCCCAGGTTCAGCCAAACCCTCAAGGCTGGAGCGTGTGGCCCGGGAGATCGTGGAGACAGAGCGGGCCTATGTCAGAGACCTCCGCAGCATTGTGGAA GACTACCTGAGCCCTCTGCTGGACGGCGGGGTCCTAGGGCTGAGCGTGGAGCAGGTGGGCACGCTGTTTGCCAACATTGAGGACATCTACGAGTTCAGCAG CGAGCTCCTGGAGGACTTGGAGAACAGCAGCAGCGCCGGGGGCATTGCCGAGTGCTTCGTGCAGAGG AGCGAGGATTTTGACATCTACACATTGTACTGCATGAACTACCCGAG CTCCCTGGCCCTGCTCCGGGAGCTGTCGTTGTCTCCACCAGCAGCGCTGTGGCTGCAGGAGCGCCAGGCCCAGCTTCGCCACTCACTGCCCCTGCAGAGCTTCCTGCTGAAACCTGTCCAGCGCATCCTCAAGTACCATCTGCTGCTGCAG GAACTAGGGAAGCACTGGGCGGAGGGCCCAGGCGCTGGGGGCCGAGAGATGGTGGAGGAAGCTATTGTGTCCATGACAGCGGTTGCCTGGTACATCAACGACATGAAGCGCAAGCAGGAGCATGCAGCGCGCCTCCAG GAAGTGCAGCGGCGGCTGGGTGGCTGGACTGGCCCGGAGCTCAGTGCTTTTGGGGAGCTGGTGCTGGAGGGCGCGTTCCGAGGAGGTGGAGGGGGCGGCCCCCGGTTACGAGGGGGTGAGCGGCTGCTCTTCCTGTTCTCTCGGATGCTCCTGGTGGCCAAGCGCAGGGGGCTGGAGTACACCTACAAAGGCCACATCTTC tGCTGCAACCTGAGCGTGAGCGAGAGTCCCCGAGACCCTCTAGGGTTCAAGGTGTCTGATCTGACCATTCCCAAGCACAGACACCTGCTGCAG GCCAAGAACCAAGAAGAGAAGAGGCTGTGGATTCACTGTCTCCAGCGCCTCTTCTTTGAGAACCACCCCGCCTCCATCCCTGCCAAG GCAAAGCAAGTTCTCCTTGAAAACAGCCTGCATT GTGCCCCCAAAAGTAAGCCTGTCCCAGAGCCCCTGACACCCCCACTTGGGTCTCCTCGACCTCGAGATGCTAGAAGTTTTACCCCTGGGCGAAGGAACACAG ctccatctcctgggcccTCTGTGATTCGCCGAGGCCGCAGGCAGTCTG CTAAGCATGGATTCAAG CATGCTGGCAGTGAAGGTGAACTCTACCCCTCAGAATCTCAGCCAGCAGTTTCAGGCTCTGGACCGCCTGAGGACCTAGAGGATGCTGGACCTCCAACACTGGACCCCTCTGGGACCTCAATCACTGAAGAAATCCTGGAACTGCTGAATCAGCGAGGCCTTCGAGATCCAGGG CCATCCACACATGACATTCCCAAGTTTTCCGGAGACTCCCAGGTGCCTGGCGACAGCGACACCCTCACATTCCAAGCCCTGCCCAGCCGGGACTCttctgaagaggaggaggaggaggaggaggaaggactgGAGATGGATGAACGGGGGCCTTCCCCACTCCATGTCCTGGAGGGGCTTGAAAGTTCCAGTGCAGCTGAAATGCCCAACATTCCCTGCCTTACCAAAATTCCTGACGTGTCCAACCTTCCTGAAATTCCCAGCCGCTGTGAAATTCCCGAAGGTCCCCTCCTTCCTAGTCTCTCTGACATTTCTGGTGTTTTTGAGATGCCCTGCCTTCCAGCCATGCCTAGTGTCCCCGACACCCCCAGTCTTTCTAGCACTCCCACCCTCCCCTGTGACTCCTGGCTCCAGGGGCCTCTGCAGGAACCAGTTGAGGCTCCAGCCACCAGGAGAGAACTGTTCTCTGGAAGCAATCCTGGGAAACTGGGAGAGTCGCCCTCAGGAGGCAAGGCAGGGCCAGAGGAGGATGAAGAAGGGGTATCATTCCCAGACTTCCAGCCCCAGGATGTCACCCAACATCAGGGATTCCCAGATGAGCTGGCATTCCGCTCTTGCTCAGAAATCCGGAGTGCCTGGCAGGCATTGGAGCAGGGGCAGCTGGCCCGGCCGGGCTTCCCAGAGCCACTGCTGATCCTGGAGGATTCAGATCTGGGTGGAGACAGCGGGAGTGGGAAGGCTGGAGCCCCGAGTTCGGAAAGGACAGCATCCCGAGTGCGAGAGCTGGCCCGGCTTTACAGTGAGCGGATCCAGCAGATGCAGCGGGCGGAGACTCGGGCATCAGCCAATGCCCCCCGCCGCCGGCCTCGGGTTCTGGCCCAACCCCAGCCGTCCCCCTGTCTGCCCCAGGAGCAGGTGGAGCCAG GGCTCCTGCCTGCCTTTGGACACGTGCTGGTGTGTGAGTTGGCCTTCCCGCTGACATGTGCCCAGGAGTCTGTCCCCCTGGGtcctgctgcctgggttcaagctgcCATACCTTTGTCGAAGCAGGGAGGCAGCCCAGATAGCCAGGGTCTACATGTTTCAAATTTGCCTAAGCAAGACCATCCAGGCATCCACGTTTCAGCTGCTATCCTGCCTGAACAAGGAGGTTCCCAGCATGTCCAGGCTCCAGCCGCTACACCTTTGCCCAAGCAGGAATGCCCCCTACACCTCCAGGTGCCAGCTCTTACAACTTTCCCTGATCCAGGCCACCCGGAAACCCAAGTTCCAGCTACCACTCCTTTGCCCCAGCATAGAAGTCACGTGGCTATACCAGCTCCATCCACTGCCTTTTGTCCTGAGCAGGGACACTGTGTGGACATCCACGTTCCCACCACTCCAGCTTTGCCCAAGGAGATTTGTTCTGATTTCACAGTTTCAGCCACCACTCCTGTGCCCAAGCAAGAAGGTCACCTAGACAGCGAGAGCTCAACCAATATCCCACTAACAAAGCAAGGAGGTTCCAGGGATGTTCCAGGCCCAGACCCTGTCTGCAGTCAACCCATCCTGCCTTTGTCTTTGCATGGAAGCAGCCTGGACCCCCAGGGCCCAGGCGACACCCCACCGCCCTTGCCATGTCATCTCCCAGACCTTCAGATTCCAGGCACCTCACCTTTGCCTGCACACGGAAGCCACCTGGACCATCGGATCCCAGCCAACGCCCCACTGTCTCTGTCCCAGGACCTCCCAGACACTCGGGTTCCAGCTACCACACCTTTGCCCCTGCCACAAGGCCTCACAGACATCTGGGTCCAAGCCCTCCCAACTTCACCCAAGCAGGGAAGCCTCCCAGACATCCAGGGTCCAGCGGCTACACCTCCACTTCAGGAGCCAAGCCTTACAGACACACAGGTCCAAAAACTCACACCTTTATTGGAGCAGAAGAGCCTCACAGATGCCCATGATCCAGCTACCACACCTTTACCTGAGAGAGGAGGCTCTCTAGACATTCCGGGCCTCTTACCCGCCCCATTTCAGACCACCATGGTTTTGTCCAACCCAGGAGGCTCCTTAGCCTCTcatgttgccaggttggagtctTCAGACTTGACCCCACCTCATAGTCCCCCACCTTCCAGCCGTCAGCTCCTGGGCCCCAATGCAGCTGCCCTCTCCAGATACCTGGCAGCCTCATATATCAGCCAGAGCCTGGCTCGGCGgcaggggcctgggggaggggcccCCGCAGCCTCCCGGGGCTCCTGGTCCTCCTCTGCTCCCACGTCACGGGCATCTTCACCGcccccccagccccagccaccacctcccccagccaggcGGCTCAGCTATGCCACGACGGTTAATATCCACGTGGGTGGGGGTGGGCGGCTGCGGCCAGCCAAGGCCCAGGTCCGGTTGAACCACCCTGCTCTCTTGGCCTCCACGCAGGAATCTATGGGCCTTCGCAGGGCCCAGGGGGCTCCTGATGCCCGCTTCCATATGTGA
- the PLEKHG2 gene encoding pleckstrin homology domain-containing family G member 2 isoform X2, with the protein MPEGAQGLSLSKPSPSLGCGPRGEVCDCGTVCETRTAPAAPTMTSPRGSGSSTSLSTVGSEGDPAPGPTPACSASRPEPLPGPPIRLHLSPVGIPGSAKPSRLERVAREIVETERAYVRDLRSIVEDYLSPLLDGGVLGLSVEQVGTLFANIEDIYEFSSELLEDLENSSSAGGIAECFVQRSEDFDIYTLYCMNYPSSLALLRELSLSPPAALWLQERQAQLRHSLPLQSFLLKPVQRILKYHLLLQELGKHWAEGPGAGGREMVEEAIVSMTAVAWYINDMKRKQEHAARLQEVQRRLGGWTGPELSAFGELVLEGAFRGGGGGGPRLRGGERLLFLFSRMLLVAKRRGLEYTYKGHIFCCNLSVSESPRDPLGFKVSDLTIPKHRHLLQAKNQEEKRLWIHCLQRLFFENHPASIPAKAKQVLLENSLHCAPKSKPVPEPLTPPLGSPRPRDARSFTPGRRNTAPSPGPSVIRRGRRQSEPVKDTYVMFPQNAKHGFKHAGSEGELYPSESQPAVSGSGPPEDLEDAGPPTLDPSGTSITEEILELLNQRGLRDPGPSTHDIPKFSGDSQVPGDSDTLTFQALPSRDSSEEEEEEEEEGLEMDERGPSPLHVLEGLESSSAAEMPNIPCLTKIPDVSNLPEIPSRCEIPEGPLLPSLSDISGVFEMPCLPAMPSVPDTPSLSSTPTLPCDSWLQGPLQEPVEAPATRRELFSGSNPGKLGESPSGGKAGPEEDEEGVSFPDFQPQDVTQHQGFPDELAFRSCSEIRSAWQALEQGQLARPGFPEPLLILEDSDLGGDSGSGKAGAPSSERTASRVRELARLYSERIQQMQRAETRASANAPRRRPRVLAQPQPSPCLPQEQVEPGLLPAFGHVLVCELAFPLTCAQESVPLGPAAWVQAAIPLSKQGGSPDSQGLHVSNLPKQDHPGIHVSAAILPEQGGSQHVQAPAATPLPKQECPLHLQVPALTTFPDPGHPETQVPATTPLPQHRSHVAIPAPSTAFCPEQGHCVDIHVPTTPALPKEICSDFTVSATTPVPKQEGHLDSESSTNIPLTKQGGSRDVPGPDPVCSQPILPLSLHGSSLDPQGPGDTPPPLPCHLPDLQIPGTSPLPAHGSHLDHRIPANAPLSLSQDLPDTRVPATTPLPLPQGLTDIWVQALPTSPKQGSLPDIQGPAATPPLQEPSLTDTQVQKLTPLLEQKSLTDAHDPATTPLPERGGSLDIPGLLPAPFQTTMVLSNPGGSLASHVARLESSDLTPPHSPPPSSRQLLGPNAAALSRYLAASYISQSLARRQGPGGGAPAASRGSWSSSAPTSRASSPPPQPQPPPPPARRLSYATTVNIHVGGGGRLRPAKAQVRLNHPALLASTQESMGLRRAQGAPDARFHM; encoded by the exons ATGCCAGAGGGAGCCCAAGGACTGAGCCTCTCCAAACCTAGCCCAAGCCTCGGGTGTGGCCCAAGAGGTGAAGTGTGTGACTGTGGCACCGTGTGTGAAACTCGGACAG CTCCTGCAGCCCCCACCATGACCTCCCCCCGAGGTTCTGGGAGCTCCACATCCCTGAGCACAGTGGGCTCTGAGGGGGATCCAGCCCCGGGACCCACTCCAGCCTGCTCAGCCTCCAGGCCAGAGCCCCTTCCAGGGCCCCCCATCCGCCTACATCTCTCTCCGGTGGGGATCCCAGGTTCAGCCAAACCCTCAAGGCTGGAGCGTGTGGCCCGGGAGATCGTGGAGACAGAGCGGGCCTATGTCAGAGACCTCCGCAGCATTGTGGAA GACTACCTGAGCCCTCTGCTGGACGGCGGGGTCCTAGGGCTGAGCGTGGAGCAGGTGGGCACGCTGTTTGCCAACATTGAGGACATCTACGAGTTCAGCAG CGAGCTCCTGGAGGACTTGGAGAACAGCAGCAGCGCCGGGGGCATTGCCGAGTGCTTCGTGCAGAGG AGCGAGGATTTTGACATCTACACATTGTACTGCATGAACTACCCGAG CTCCCTGGCCCTGCTCCGGGAGCTGTCGTTGTCTCCACCAGCAGCGCTGTGGCTGCAGGAGCGCCAGGCCCAGCTTCGCCACTCACTGCCCCTGCAGAGCTTCCTGCTGAAACCTGTCCAGCGCATCCTCAAGTACCATCTGCTGCTGCAG GAACTAGGGAAGCACTGGGCGGAGGGCCCAGGCGCTGGGGGCCGAGAGATGGTGGAGGAAGCTATTGTGTCCATGACAGCGGTTGCCTGGTACATCAACGACATGAAGCGCAAGCAGGAGCATGCAGCGCGCCTCCAG GAAGTGCAGCGGCGGCTGGGTGGCTGGACTGGCCCGGAGCTCAGTGCTTTTGGGGAGCTGGTGCTGGAGGGCGCGTTCCGAGGAGGTGGAGGGGGCGGCCCCCGGTTACGAGGGGGTGAGCGGCTGCTCTTCCTGTTCTCTCGGATGCTCCTGGTGGCCAAGCGCAGGGGGCTGGAGTACACCTACAAAGGCCACATCTTC tGCTGCAACCTGAGCGTGAGCGAGAGTCCCCGAGACCCTCTAGGGTTCAAGGTGTCTGATCTGACCATTCCCAAGCACAGACACCTGCTGCAG GCCAAGAACCAAGAAGAGAAGAGGCTGTGGATTCACTGTCTCCAGCGCCTCTTCTTTGAGAACCACCCCGCCTCCATCCCTGCCAAG GCAAAGCAAGTTCTCCTTGAAAACAGCCTGCATT GTGCCCCCAAAAGTAAGCCTGTCCCAGAGCCCCTGACACCCCCACTTGGGTCTCCTCGACCTCGAGATGCTAGAAGTTTTACCCCTGGGCGAAGGAACACAG ctccatctcctgggcccTCTGTGATTCGCCGAGGCCGCAGGCAGTCTG AGCCGGTGAAGGACACTTATGTCATGTTCCCACAGAACG CTAAGCATGGATTCAAG CATGCTGGCAGTGAAGGTGAACTCTACCCCTCAGAATCTCAGCCAGCAGTTTCAGGCTCTGGACCGCCTGAGGACCTAGAGGATGCTGGACCTCCAACACTGGACCCCTCTGGGACCTCAATCACTGAAGAAATCCTGGAACTGCTGAATCAGCGAGGCCTTCGAGATCCAGGG CCATCCACACATGACATTCCCAAGTTTTCCGGAGACTCCCAGGTGCCTGGCGACAGCGACACCCTCACATTCCAAGCCCTGCCCAGCCGGGACTCttctgaagaggaggaggaggaggaggaggaaggactgGAGATGGATGAACGGGGGCCTTCCCCACTCCATGTCCTGGAGGGGCTTGAAAGTTCCAGTGCAGCTGAAATGCCCAACATTCCCTGCCTTACCAAAATTCCTGACGTGTCCAACCTTCCTGAAATTCCCAGCCGCTGTGAAATTCCCGAAGGTCCCCTCCTTCCTAGTCTCTCTGACATTTCTGGTGTTTTTGAGATGCCCTGCCTTCCAGCCATGCCTAGTGTCCCCGACACCCCCAGTCTTTCTAGCACTCCCACCCTCCCCTGTGACTCCTGGCTCCAGGGGCCTCTGCAGGAACCAGTTGAGGCTCCAGCCACCAGGAGAGAACTGTTCTCTGGAAGCAATCCTGGGAAACTGGGAGAGTCGCCCTCAGGAGGCAAGGCAGGGCCAGAGGAGGATGAAGAAGGGGTATCATTCCCAGACTTCCAGCCCCAGGATGTCACCCAACATCAGGGATTCCCAGATGAGCTGGCATTCCGCTCTTGCTCAGAAATCCGGAGTGCCTGGCAGGCATTGGAGCAGGGGCAGCTGGCCCGGCCGGGCTTCCCAGAGCCACTGCTGATCCTGGAGGATTCAGATCTGGGTGGAGACAGCGGGAGTGGGAAGGCTGGAGCCCCGAGTTCGGAAAGGACAGCATCCCGAGTGCGAGAGCTGGCCCGGCTTTACAGTGAGCGGATCCAGCAGATGCAGCGGGCGGAGACTCGGGCATCAGCCAATGCCCCCCGCCGCCGGCCTCGGGTTCTGGCCCAACCCCAGCCGTCCCCCTGTCTGCCCCAGGAGCAGGTGGAGCCAG GGCTCCTGCCTGCCTTTGGACACGTGCTGGTGTGTGAGTTGGCCTTCCCGCTGACATGTGCCCAGGAGTCTGTCCCCCTGGGtcctgctgcctgggttcaagctgcCATACCTTTGTCGAAGCAGGGAGGCAGCCCAGATAGCCAGGGTCTACATGTTTCAAATTTGCCTAAGCAAGACCATCCAGGCATCCACGTTTCAGCTGCTATCCTGCCTGAACAAGGAGGTTCCCAGCATGTCCAGGCTCCAGCCGCTACACCTTTGCCCAAGCAGGAATGCCCCCTACACCTCCAGGTGCCAGCTCTTACAACTTTCCCTGATCCAGGCCACCCGGAAACCCAAGTTCCAGCTACCACTCCTTTGCCCCAGCATAGAAGTCACGTGGCTATACCAGCTCCATCCACTGCCTTTTGTCCTGAGCAGGGACACTGTGTGGACATCCACGTTCCCACCACTCCAGCTTTGCCCAAGGAGATTTGTTCTGATTTCACAGTTTCAGCCACCACTCCTGTGCCCAAGCAAGAAGGTCACCTAGACAGCGAGAGCTCAACCAATATCCCACTAACAAAGCAAGGAGGTTCCAGGGATGTTCCAGGCCCAGACCCTGTCTGCAGTCAACCCATCCTGCCTTTGTCTTTGCATGGAAGCAGCCTGGACCCCCAGGGCCCAGGCGACACCCCACCGCCCTTGCCATGTCATCTCCCAGACCTTCAGATTCCAGGCACCTCACCTTTGCCTGCACACGGAAGCCACCTGGACCATCGGATCCCAGCCAACGCCCCACTGTCTCTGTCCCAGGACCTCCCAGACACTCGGGTTCCAGCTACCACACCTTTGCCCCTGCCACAAGGCCTCACAGACATCTGGGTCCAAGCCCTCCCAACTTCACCCAAGCAGGGAAGCCTCCCAGACATCCAGGGTCCAGCGGCTACACCTCCACTTCAGGAGCCAAGCCTTACAGACACACAGGTCCAAAAACTCACACCTTTATTGGAGCAGAAGAGCCTCACAGATGCCCATGATCCAGCTACCACACCTTTACCTGAGAGAGGAGGCTCTCTAGACATTCCGGGCCTCTTACCCGCCCCATTTCAGACCACCATGGTTTTGTCCAACCCAGGAGGCTCCTTAGCCTCTcatgttgccaggttggagtctTCAGACTTGACCCCACCTCATAGTCCCCCACCTTCCAGCCGTCAGCTCCTGGGCCCCAATGCAGCTGCCCTCTCCAGATACCTGGCAGCCTCATATATCAGCCAGAGCCTGGCTCGGCGgcaggggcctgggggaggggcccCCGCAGCCTCCCGGGGCTCCTGGTCCTCCTCTGCTCCCACGTCACGGGCATCTTCACCGcccccccagccccagccaccacctcccccagccaggcGGCTCAGCTATGCCACGACGGTTAATATCCACGTGGGTGGGGGTGGGCGGCTGCGGCCAGCCAAGGCCCAGGTCCGGTTGAACCACCCTGCTCTCTTGGCCTCCACGCAGGAATCTATGGGCCTTCGCAGGGCCCAGGGGGCTCCTGATGCCCGCTTCCATATGTGA